The following proteins are co-located in the Apium graveolens cultivar Ventura chromosome 5, ASM990537v1, whole genome shotgun sequence genome:
- the LOC141661808 gene encoding uncharacterized protein LOC141661808 translates to MADKNSERAAKIASASKRAAKEINEDNVPLVEETARMKKARLAGLDTRGKATEPIFLRKHKEPMGEASTEGAEGHNAPITAAAPAAAATGAFQPLWGFRRGDTVVGSTKHAWDWSYHSVTPKDFTDVVATPDLERIKLMGAQSLASVCLLFFKLISRSCSTFLPYTLLIVLFQSNAYFQGAVRQAESWKRASDKADNALRRQQKKYATLEKKLKRKEEELGESNAELVVLRADKDKAIDNYLDSEEFAQSMRIRDDSVFPEFFRTGWDTALGTVNEACPDINPADYICPDDEALLQRFRTRVVVSDHVPQDPLLPPPESSSRPAEDDSSSSSETTETSSESGEDDDMDAEGTSAP, encoded by the exons atggctgacaagaattccgagagggcggcaaagatagcctcggcttcaaaacgag ctgctaaggagattaacgaggacaatgtccccttggtcgaggaaacagctaggatgaagaaagctcggttagcaggcctagacacccgaggaaaggcgacagagcctatcttcttgagaaagcacaaggagcccatgggggaggcttcaactgaaggagctgagggccataatgctcctatcactgctgctgcccctgctgctgctgctacaggcgcctttcagcctctctggggattccgccgaggggataccgtggtaggttccacgaagcatgcttgggattggtcctaccatagcgtgactccaaaggactttactgatgtggtggccacccctgaccttgagaggattaagctcatgggagcccaatctctggcttcggtatgccttctcttttttaaacttatttctcgttcttgtagcactttcttgccttatactttgttaattgttttgtttcagtctaacgcctactttcaaggcgctgtgaggcaagccgaatcatggaagcgggcttctgataaggccgataatgccctcaggaggcagcagaagaagtatgctaccctggagaagaagctcaagcgcaaggaggaagaactcggagagtctaacgccgagctggtggtacttcgggcggataaggataaggctatagacaactatctggactcagaggagtttgcccaatccatgaggattagggatgattcagtctttcccgagttttttaggactggttgggacacggcccttgggaccgtgaacgaggcttgtcctgatattaacccggcggactacatctgccctgacgatgaggctttgctacagaggtttcgtacccgagtagttgtctcggatcatgttcctcaggatccacttcttcctcctcccgagtcttcttccagacctgctgaggatgacagctcttcctcctccgagacgacggagacatctagcgagagcggagaagacgatgatatggacgccgagggcacctcagctccttag